From the Leptolyngbya sp. O-77 genome, one window contains:
- a CDS encoding heavy metal-binding domain-containing protein, translated as MLLTTASQIGDLQIVDHLGIVSGEAILGANIFKDFFAGIRDIVGGRSAAYERSLREAKDTAMREMVEQAERLGANAVIAIDIDYETIGISNGGSMLMVAVSGTAVRYV; from the coding sequence ATCTTGCTCACCACTGCCAGTCAGATTGGCGACCTCCAGATTGTCGATCACCTCGGCATCGTCAGCGGCGAGGCGATTTTGGGCGCAAATATTTTCAAGGACTTTTTTGCAGGCATCCGCGACATTGTGGGTGGGCGATCGGCCGCCTACGAGCGATCGCTCCGCGAAGCCAAAGACACCGCCATGCGCGAAATGGTGGAACAGGCTGAGCGCTTGGGTGCAAACGCCGTGATCGCCATTGACATCGACTATGAAACTATCGGCATTAGCAACGGTGGCAGTATGCTGATGGTCGCCGTCAGCGGCACAGCCGTCCGCTACGTCTAG
- a CDS encoding GumC family protein translates to MSLASQDYYEEIDFQKYWNVLKRRWLPATSVFLTLTVLSAAIALRQKPSYEAETLLQVRSSATSRLTGIGEGLGELEKLTLQSNPVDSQAQIIQSAPIVSEVIRSLDLRDENGNPMLVKDLVGKLTARSIPATDLLRVTYASDDPEEAAAVINRLVEVYTKNNVLVNRAEAAAAREFIAKELPKTEAAVRAADSDLRRFKEENGVVLLESEAQEAVNIISKLEDQVTQARAELSDTSARLAQLQGRVGADPRRATVIAALSQSPGVQEALTQLQTAQQELAVERTRYTEDHPAIANLQRRVQSLEDLLRSRAISVARSDWNNIRNDLQAGALQQDLIGELVRLEVQRQGIVLRLQTLAQASSAYRQRAGSLPRLEQQQRELERRLNAAQTTYEALLVRLQEIQVAENQNVGNVRVVSSATVPDEPLPSKKKLFLAAGALSGMLLGVATAFGIDLFDRSIKTVKEAREALGYTLLGVIPVFTRAGKSSPALGALDHPAPRVVVQDMPQSPIAASYQMLQANLKFLSSDKAVRSFVITSSVAQEGKSEVAANLAATLAQLGRKVLLVDADLRRPAQHHTWNLVNAAGLSNLLVDQVSSDSVIQEVMPNLYVLPSGVVPS, encoded by the coding sequence ATGTCTTTAGCTTCCCAAGACTATTACGAGGAAATAGATTTTCAGAAATACTGGAACGTGTTGAAGCGGCGCTGGCTGCCAGCGACTTCTGTGTTTCTGACGTTGACTGTGTTGTCTGCGGCGATCGCGCTCCGTCAGAAACCTTCCTATGAAGCCGAGACGTTGCTTCAAGTCCGGTCAAGCGCCACCTCAAGGCTGACAGGCATCGGTGAGGGGCTAGGTGAGCTAGAAAAGCTAACCCTACAGAGCAACCCAGTCGATAGTCAAGCGCAGATTATTCAATCTGCTCCAATTGTTTCTGAGGTTATTCGATCGCTCGATCTTCGAGACGAAAACGGCAACCCAATGCTAGTCAAAGATCTCGTCGGAAAGTTAACGGCTCGATCAATCCCGGCGACCGATCTATTGCGAGTGACCTACGCCTCAGATGATCCTGAAGAAGCCGCAGCCGTGATTAACCGCTTAGTCGAGGTCTACACCAAAAACAACGTTCTCGTGAATCGCGCTGAGGCCGCTGCCGCCCGAGAGTTTATCGCCAAAGAGCTACCCAAAACAGAAGCTGCTGTGAGGGCAGCAGACTCTGATCTGCGTCGCTTCAAGGAAGAGAACGGCGTGGTTCTGTTGGAAAGTGAAGCACAGGAAGCCGTCAATATTATTTCCAAGCTAGAAGACCAAGTCACTCAGGCCAGGGCTGAACTATCTGACACGTCTGCCCGTCTGGCTCAACTGCAAGGGCGCGTTGGTGCTGACCCTCGTCGAGCAACTGTGATTGCTGCATTGAGCCAGTCTCCGGGTGTTCAGGAAGCGCTGACTCAGCTACAGACCGCCCAACAGGAATTGGCCGTCGAGCGGACTCGCTACACCGAAGACCACCCGGCGATCGCCAACCTCCAGCGTCGGGTTCAGTCCCTGGAAGACCTGTTGAGAAGTCGGGCCATCAGTGTCGCTCGATCCGACTGGAACAACATCCGGAATGATCTACAGGCTGGAGCGCTCCAGCAAGATCTGATTGGTGAATTGGTCAGACTGGAAGTGCAGCGCCAAGGGATTGTACTCCGCCTACAAACTCTGGCACAAGCCAGCAGCGCTTATCGGCAACGGGCAGGCTCGCTGCCTCGGCTAGAACAGCAGCAGCGAGAGCTAGAGCGCCGCCTCAACGCAGCCCAGACGACCTACGAAGCCCTGTTGGTCAGGCTTCAGGAGATTCAGGTCGCAGAGAACCAGAATGTCGGCAATGTCCGCGTTGTGTCATCTGCTACAGTGCCCGACGAGCCGCTTCCCTCCAAAAAGAAGCTTTTCCTGGCTGCTGGCGCGCTCTCAGGAATGCTCTTAGGAGTTGCGACAGCCTTCGGCATCGACCTGTTTGATCGCTCAATCAAGACCGTGAAGGAGGCCAGAGAAGCCCTTGGCTATACCCTCCTGGGCGTGATTCCTGTCTTTACCCGAGCTGGAAAATCCAGTCCAGCCCTGGGTGCTTTGGATCATCCTGCACCCCGCGTTGTGGTTCAGGATATGCCGCAGTCTCCAATCGCTGCGTCTTACCAAATGCTGCAAGCCAATCTCAAGTTCCTGAGTTCTGACAAAGCAGTGCGATCGTTCGTTATCACGAGTTCAGTGGCTCAAGAAGGCAAGTCCGAAGTCGCTGCCAATCTGGCAGCAACGCTGGCTCAGCTCGGTCGAAAGGTACTTTTGGTGGATGCTGACCTGCGCCGACCCGCGCAGCATCACACTTGGAACCTAGTCAATGCTGCGGGCTTGAGTAATCTTCTGGTTGATCAGGTTTCCAGCGATTCGGTAATTCAGGAAGTTATGCCGAACTTATATGTCCTGCCTAGTGGTGTTGTGCCCTCCTAA
- a CDS encoding tyrosine-protein kinase family protein → MAALVDDFLKEYDFVLFDTPPLAGIADAAVLGKMTDGMVLIVRPGVVDSSRALAAREFLKQSGQQVLGMVLNCVDVRNEPDSYFYYAGSKYHFSSSSTALSGATQIGAGVGSSAAKSQ, encoded by the coding sequence ATGGCCGCCCTGGTTGATGACTTCCTCAAAGAGTATGACTTTGTTCTCTTTGACACGCCTCCTCTTGCAGGCATCGCCGATGCAGCAGTTCTTGGGAAAATGACTGACGGCATGGTTTTAATCGTTCGCCCAGGAGTTGTCGATTCATCGCGTGCCCTTGCAGCCAGGGAATTTCTGAAGCAGTCTGGTCAGCAAGTTTTGGGCATGGTACTCAACTGCGTTGATGTTCGCAATGAGCCTGATAGCTACTTCTACTATGCAGGCAGCAAGTACCACTTCAGCAGTTCTTCTACGGCTCTATCTGGAGCTACCCAGATCGGTGCTGGAGTTGGATCTTCCGCCGCAAAGTCGCAATAA
- a CDS encoding glycosyltransferase family 4 protein — MEFTSGVAEAMQYHIVLSGTRWAQTNEEMKLGKRPRNYIALLQEKLGACIHMPNVEASSADKVRSKLFAGRPENWALARYLANQLTSDDVVFCNAEDSSIPFSAYCVSKKDRPKVVSLFQNFDRPRNRLTARWLRIAKSTDLLVVGSKFQQDLVCRDLNLPKSRVLYLPQFVDTDFFTPGLPSSDKKRPIIASAGLENRDYRLVAAATQDMDLDVKVCDASRFAKRLKKSFPDVVPANMEFRYYEMGELVQLYRDADIFVMSVFESDYHAGSTSLVEAMACKRPIIATATKGLSSYLDPDAILTVRPGDVEGLRNAISYLLNNPDEAKKRAERAYQIVMERHSLEVYASTIAARMRELGGGDRPDKSILTKSAKQPANLA, encoded by the coding sequence ATGGAATTCACATCAGGAGTGGCTGAAGCAATGCAATACCATATCGTACTTAGCGGGACGCGCTGGGCGCAGACTAATGAAGAGATGAAGCTCGGCAAGCGTCCGCGAAACTACATTGCGCTGCTTCAGGAAAAACTGGGTGCCTGTATACACATGCCCAATGTAGAAGCAAGCAGTGCAGACAAGGTGCGATCGAAGCTATTCGCAGGGCGGCCGGAAAACTGGGCTTTAGCCAGGTATCTTGCTAACCAGCTTACTTCTGATGATGTTGTCTTCTGCAATGCCGAAGACTCATCCATACCCTTCTCTGCTTACTGTGTCAGCAAGAAGGATCGTCCTAAGGTTGTTTCGCTGTTTCAGAACTTTGATCGCCCACGGAATCGGCTCACAGCCAGATGGCTGAGGATTGCTAAGTCTACAGATCTGCTTGTAGTCGGTTCTAAGTTCCAGCAGGATCTGGTTTGCAGAGATCTCAATCTCCCGAAATCTAGAGTGCTGTATCTGCCGCAGTTCGTTGATACAGATTTCTTCACACCGGGACTCCCTTCTTCAGATAAAAAGCGCCCTATTATTGCCAGCGCAGGTCTAGAAAATCGAGATTATCGCCTAGTTGCCGCTGCAACACAGGATATGGATTTAGACGTCAAGGTGTGTGATGCGTCTCGGTTTGCAAAGCGTTTGAAGAAGTCTTTCCCAGATGTGGTTCCTGCCAACATGGAATTTCGCTATTACGAGATGGGAGAGTTGGTTCAGCTTTATCGAGATGCAGATATTTTTGTAATGAGCGTGTTTGAGAGCGATTATCATGCTGGCTCTACCTCATTGGTTGAGGCAATGGCCTGCAAGCGTCCCATCATTGCAACTGCCACAAAAGGACTGTCTTCTTATCTCGATCCAGATGCAATCCTCACAGTCCGTCCGGGCGACGTTGAAGGCTTGCGAAACGCAATATCCTATTTACTCAACAACCCCGACGAAGCAAAGAAACGAGCGGAGCGAGCCTATCAGATTGTGATGGAGCGCCATTCTTTGGAAGTCTATGCAAGCACAATTGCTGCCCGTATGAGGGAACTTGGAGGGGGCGATCGCCCTGACAAAAGTATCCTCACCAAGTCAGCCAAGCAGCCTGCAAACTTGGCATAG
- a CDS encoding oligosaccharide flippase family protein has translation MSDDTAQQKLNAESDARPLLNISGTGMQHKRRLLSNSASMLVNRVVQSVATFVLSASISRFLGADELGRYLLAFSFYYIFVGIASHGLKNLMIRMIAQGAESTRDESFYLLNCTVLQLIISILGYASLLVVVTILPYEPATRLTCYIIGAAVIPFSLSNMTEAFFQSQERMHLIATANVPVYISRILAMIVAMQQGYGVNMIALIFVVSETLIFLIQWVLLTRGMQINWKLDLGFMLEKFKSAANFFAIDSLGIVNAKLEFLILSLAGSELLVGLYGGIIQLMQPFVIITDSLMQAVYPGMVKSVQEGTDQQRKIAQSAIGLLLSIALPTCIGFFFFGADLLQFVYGDERFRDAAIILTVYSFSRVLASFNRPFGFVLMANGLERVNVREGSVTMAIKALFGFFLVPRYQLAGAVSVALLVSISTFLQFLFAIRRLFSINFLEVTYYPALTCALMLPIFIGLQRFNPGFIVVLAISTLTYLTIIGLLGVYALGGPRYVWSKVANRSSSWF, from the coding sequence ATGTCAGACGATACTGCTCAGCAGAAACTCAATGCAGAATCAGACGCAAGACCTCTACTGAATATAAGTGGCACAGGCATGCAACATAAGCGTAGGCTACTCAGCAACTCGGCCTCAATGCTCGTCAATCGAGTCGTGCAGAGCGTGGCGACTTTCGTGCTATCTGCATCTATCTCGCGTTTTTTGGGCGCAGATGAACTAGGGAGATACTTGCTTGCCTTTAGCTTCTACTACATTTTCGTGGGTATAGCATCGCATGGGCTAAAAAACCTGATGATCCGGATGATTGCTCAAGGAGCAGAGTCCACCAGAGATGAGTCCTTCTATTTGCTAAACTGCACGGTTCTTCAACTGATTATTAGCATTTTGGGCTACGCCAGCCTACTTGTAGTTGTAACAATCCTCCCATATGAGCCTGCAACGAGGCTGACCTGTTACATCATCGGTGCAGCCGTTATCCCCTTCTCACTCTCTAATATGACTGAGGCGTTCTTTCAATCGCAAGAAAGAATGCACTTAATTGCCACTGCTAACGTGCCTGTTTACATCTCCCGAATCTTGGCAATGATTGTAGCAATGCAGCAAGGTTACGGGGTAAACATGATTGCTTTAATATTTGTTGTTTCGGAGACATTAATTTTTCTAATTCAATGGGTTTTGCTGACTCGAGGAATGCAGATAAACTGGAAACTTGACCTGGGTTTTATGCTCGAAAAGTTTAAATCTGCTGCTAATTTCTTCGCTATTGATAGCCTGGGAATCGTTAATGCAAAGCTCGAGTTTCTAATTCTATCCCTAGCAGGAAGTGAGCTTTTAGTTGGGCTGTATGGCGGCATCATTCAGCTTATGCAGCCTTTTGTAATCATTACAGATAGCCTGATGCAGGCAGTTTACCCAGGGATGGTTAAGTCTGTTCAAGAAGGAACCGATCAGCAGCGCAAAATTGCTCAAAGTGCAATCGGGCTTCTTCTTTCAATTGCGCTACCAACTTGTATCGGCTTCTTCTTCTTTGGAGCAGATTTACTACAGTTTGTTTACGGCGATGAGCGCTTCCGAGATGCGGCTATAATCCTGACCGTCTATTCGTTCTCAAGAGTTCTAGCATCCTTTAACCGTCCGTTTGGATTTGTGCTAATGGCAAACGGATTAGAGAGGGTTAATGTGCGCGAAGGTTCTGTGACAATGGCGATTAAGGCTTTGTTTGGCTTTTTCTTAGTGCCCAGATATCAGCTCGCTGGCGCAGTCTCGGTTGCTTTATTGGTTAGTATTTCGACATTCCTTCAGTTCCTATTTGCCATTCGTCGCTTATTTTCAATCAATTTTCTAGAAGTAACTTACTACCCAGCCCTCACATGCGCTTTGATGCTTCCTATTTTTATCGGTCTGCAACGGTTCAATCCAGGCTTCATAGTTGTGCTAGCAATATCCACTTTGACCTATCTTACAATTATCGGATTGCTCGGTGTCTATGCACTGGGCGGCCCTCGATATGTCTGGTCTAAAGTTGCCAACCGTAGCTCTAGCTGGTTCTAG
- a CDS encoding O-antigen ligase family protein, which produces MKGLWRFLELAFVIAYLILYAGGILALFLSGGYSEGTEGSLRDVDFALIRQLLLLNYAISALLLARKWKYLIQRLFKTPLILLIVGLVICSVLWSAQPNLTQTRAIALLGTTLFGVYFGTRFSPKEQLNLLGITFGIILFLSLVFVIALPSYGRMAGIHAGAWRGIFIHKNPFGQMMVLSSLVFLSLSSRKNRASWMPMLGLAVSALMVIMSASSSSLINFVTLILIFIVIKIALWPERIMIPVVCVLGALGCFISLFLVDLLELVVGSVGKDLTLTGRADIWPIVIRQGLQRPILGYGYSGFWGDWNSPGAVVWKDYGWLAPNAHNGFIDLWIQLGFVGAAIFLVCLLQMLMRSFQLSRQAEASLYLWSVIYLIFTCLINSTESSLMVNNSLNWVLFVSLSVSLQPYRRRSQRGEESVEISAGTLTPSVE; this is translated from the coding sequence GTGAAGGGTCTGTGGCGATTCCTTGAACTTGCATTTGTTATCGCTTACTTAATTCTCTACGCTGGCGGCATCCTCGCACTTTTCTTATCTGGAGGATACAGTGAGGGGACTGAGGGTTCTCTAAGGGATGTCGATTTTGCTTTGATACGACAGCTACTCCTGTTGAACTATGCCATTTCTGCTCTGCTCCTAGCGCGGAAATGGAAGTATCTTATTCAACGTCTCTTCAAGACTCCACTCATTTTGCTCATCGTTGGGCTGGTGATATGTTCAGTCCTTTGGTCTGCTCAGCCGAACCTGACGCAAACAAGAGCGATCGCGCTTCTGGGCACTACATTATTTGGAGTCTATTTCGGTACTCGATTTAGCCCAAAAGAGCAACTTAATCTTCTTGGCATCACATTTGGCATTATTCTATTTCTTAGTCTTGTTTTTGTGATTGCTCTTCCAAGCTATGGCAGAATGGCTGGCATTCACGCTGGCGCGTGGCGTGGCATTTTTATTCACAAAAATCCCTTTGGGCAAATGATGGTCTTGAGTTCTCTTGTCTTTCTATCTCTTTCCTCTAGGAAGAACAGAGCCTCATGGATGCCAATGTTAGGGCTAGCTGTTTCTGCACTCATGGTCATCATGTCTGCCTCTAGCTCTTCCTTAATCAACTTTGTTACCTTGATCTTAATATTTATAGTTATCAAGATCGCACTATGGCCGGAACGCATCATGATTCCGGTGGTTTGTGTGCTTGGCGCACTTGGCTGTTTTATCTCTCTCTTTTTAGTGGATTTACTGGAACTGGTCGTTGGTTCCGTAGGCAAGGATCTAACCCTGACAGGGAGAGCAGATATTTGGCCTATTGTCATTCGTCAGGGTTTACAGCGACCGATTTTGGGCTATGGATATAGCGGCTTTTGGGGAGACTGGAACAGTCCTGGTGCAGTCGTTTGGAAGGACTATGGATGGCTTGCACCCAATGCCCATAACGGATTTATTGATCTTTGGATTCAGCTTGGATTTGTAGGTGCCGCAATTTTTTTAGTCTGCCTCTTGCAAATGCTTATGCGAAGCTTTCAGCTATCTAGACAGGCTGAAGCGTCTCTATATCTGTGGTCGGTGATCTACTTGATTTTTACTTGCTTGATCAACTCGACGGAATCATCACTGATGGTTAACAATAGCCTGAACTGGGTTCTTTTTGTTTCGCTTAGCGTTTCTTTGCAGCCCTACAGGCGGCGATCGCAACGAGGTGAGGAATCTGTTGAGATTTCTGCGGGAACGCTAACGCCTTCTGTCGAATAG
- a CDS encoding glycosyltransferase family 4 protein — protein MKILMLGEALSRKGGIVSVQQLILEQADSTVKIEHIATLVDGSPAKKLLAFFKSLFDLSSKLLLGKIDLVHIHVSERGSAFRQSVTTLVSKLFGKPVVMHTHGSEFHEFYSHLPIFLRVFLGWTYRQCDRFIVLSESWKRFYVEALKLKEQNVSVLPNAVRIPDQIPRRIGGRDNEVLFVFFGRIGQRKGAFDLVQSLLHLPACDRTRLRLVMAGDGETEKLRELVLELGLDHIVIVRDWVSPQEREALSREASVFILPSYNEGLPMALLEAMSWGLAIITTPVGGIPGLIKHKENGILVEPGDIYQIADAIRSLLENNALRTSLGQAARESVLPFGADSYWKALTNIYSSTATQRTATKR, from the coding sequence ATGAAGATTTTAATGCTGGGGGAAGCCCTTTCTAGAAAGGGCGGTATAGTTTCCGTCCAACAGTTGATTTTGGAACAGGCCGATTCAACGGTTAAGATTGAGCATATCGCAACCTTAGTTGACGGTTCTCCAGCCAAGAAGCTTCTGGCATTTTTCAAATCACTTTTTGACTTATCAAGCAAGCTGCTTTTGGGAAAGATTGACTTGGTTCACATTCATGTTTCTGAGCGAGGCAGCGCCTTTCGTCAGTCTGTCACTACGTTGGTGTCCAAGTTATTCGGCAAACCTGTAGTTATGCACACGCATGGCTCAGAGTTTCATGAGTTTTATAGCCATTTGCCTATTTTTTTAAGAGTTTTTCTAGGTTGGACTTATCGTCAGTGCGATCGATTTATTGTGCTGTCTGAAAGTTGGAAACGGTTTTATGTAGAAGCGCTAAAGCTAAAGGAACAAAACGTATCGGTACTACCTAATGCAGTTAGAATTCCCGATCAAATCCCTCGGCGGATTGGTGGTCGGGATAATGAGGTTCTGTTTGTCTTTTTTGGGCGTATCGGTCAGCGCAAAGGTGCGTTCGACTTGGTGCAATCACTGCTTCATCTGCCTGCGTGCGATCGCACTCGATTGCGGCTCGTAATGGCTGGTGATGGCGAAACAGAAAAACTGCGTGAGCTTGTTTTAGAACTTGGGCTAGATCACATTGTTATTGTCAGAGATTGGGTCAGCCCTCAAGAACGCGAAGCCCTTTCCAGAGAAGCCAGCGTTTTTATCCTCCCTTCCTATAACGAGGGTCTGCCTATGGCCTTGCTGGAGGCTATGAGCTGGGGACTGGCAATCATTACTACCCCTGTAGGGGGTATTCCTGGACTCATCAAGCATAAAGAGAACGGAATTTTAGTGGAGCCTGGAGATATCTATCAGATTGCGGATGCAATTCGGTCGCTGCTTGAGAATAACGCTCTCCGAACTAGCCTTGGACAAGCTGCTCGCGAGAGTGTCCTTCCATTTGGCGCAGATAGCTATTGGAAAGCGCTAACCAATATTTATTCGTCTACTGCCACACAGCGTACTGCCACAAAGCGGTGA
- a CDS encoding WecB/TagA/CpsF family glycosyltransferase: MVVSNALFEEIRILGTKFHKITVCDLLNSIVEYAKQDRKTVIGNVNTRGMNFAYDLPWYRDFINRSELVFCDGFGVLLGAKMLGYSVKGSHRMTCPDYIESLVLLCEQHDLSLYLLAGKPGVVDKAMAQMKAIAPNLRLAGHHGHFAKTGPENDAVIADINRFQPDVFYVGFGMPLQERWIVDNFDRIDARVFLPLGACLDFYTGTVYRGPQWMTDRGLEWLSRLLVEPGRLWRRYIVGNPLFFYRIFKQHIQQRFKALKR; encoded by the coding sequence ATGGTTGTTAGCAATGCTCTATTCGAGGAGATTCGCATCCTCGGCACAAAGTTTCACAAGATTACGGTTTGTGATCTTCTCAACTCCATTGTTGAATATGCAAAGCAAGACAGGAAGACAGTCATTGGCAACGTTAATACTCGTGGCATGAATTTTGCCTATGACCTGCCTTGGTATCGTGATTTTATTAATCGTTCAGAACTGGTTTTTTGCGATGGATTTGGGGTTCTTTTAGGCGCAAAGATGCTGGGCTATTCTGTTAAGGGCAGTCACCGCATGACTTGTCCAGACTATATCGAAAGCCTGGTTCTTTTGTGTGAGCAGCACGATCTTTCGCTGTATCTTCTTGCAGGAAAACCAGGGGTCGTGGACAAGGCGATGGCTCAGATGAAGGCGATCGCCCCTAACCTCCGACTTGCAGGTCATCATGGGCACTTTGCGAAGACTGGCCCAGAAAATGATGCAGTCATTGCAGACATCAACCGATTCCAGCCAGACGTGTTTTATGTGGGCTTCGGAATGCCGCTGCAAGAGAGATGGATTGTGGATAACTTTGACCGCATCGATGCGCGAGTTTTCTTACCGTTGGGAGCCTGTCTGGACTTCTATACGGGAACCGTCTATCGAGGCCCTCAATGGATGACCGATCGCGGGCTGGAATGGCTATCTAGGCTGCTGGTGGAACCGGGGCGGTTGTGGAGGCGATACATTGTGGGCAATCCGCTGTTCTTTTACCGAATCTTCAAGCAGCACATCCAGCAACGTTTTAAGGCTCTGAAACGGTAG
- a CDS encoding endo-1,4-beta-xylanase — protein sequence MLSSDAQFAARYVENCRILVPENGLKWRALRPSPTEFDFTKTDWLFDFAVKHSLQMRGHTLVWHLSLPRWFSETVNSRNAERYLIHHIESVAGRYTGKVHSWDVVNEAIEVPDGCPDGLRRSPWLEFLGEEYIDLSFRVAAQADPKALRVYNDYGLQYDTSSHAAKRHAALRLLERLQAKGTPIQAFGIQSHLRASETRFNAEKLRQFLRDIASMGLKILITELDVSDQGLPADIEQRDRLVADAYREYLDVVLDEPAVIAVLTWGLSDRYTWLSEFKPREDGLPVRPLPLDENLERKPAWWAIAQAFDNAPLRYWSLD from the coding sequence ATGCTGTCCTCAGATGCTCAGTTTGCTGCGAGATATGTTGAGAATTGCAGAATTCTTGTCCCAGAAAATGGTCTGAAGTGGCGAGCTTTGCGTCCTTCTCCAACTGAGTTTGACTTTACTAAAACCGACTGGCTATTTGATTTTGCAGTAAAACACAGTCTACAAATGCGTGGCCATACATTGGTATGGCACTTGTCCCTGCCTCGATGGTTTTCAGAAACGGTGAATTCGCGCAATGCGGAGCGCTATCTGATTCATCATATCGAGTCTGTTGCCGGCCGTTATACCGGAAAGGTGCATTCTTGGGATGTGGTGAATGAGGCAATTGAAGTTCCAGACGGTTGCCCCGATGGGCTTCGCAGAAGTCCGTGGCTTGAGTTCTTAGGTGAAGAATATATCGATCTGTCATTTCGTGTCGCTGCCCAAGCCGACCCAAAGGCTTTACGGGTCTACAACGATTATGGGCTACAGTATGACACGTCTAGCCATGCGGCAAAACGTCACGCTGCCTTGCGCTTGCTAGAACGGCTACAGGCAAAAGGTACACCGATTCAAGCATTTGGTATTCAGTCTCATTTACGAGCGAGTGAAACTCGATTCAACGCCGAAAAGCTAAGGCAATTTTTGCGGGATATTGCCAGTATGGGCCTTAAAATCCTGATCACAGAACTAGACGTGAGCGATCAGGGTTTGCCCGCTGATATTGAACAGCGCGATCGCCTAGTGGCAGATGCCTATCGAGAATATCTGGATGTGGTGCTGGACGAACCAGCCGTCATTGCAGTGCTGACTTGGGGGCTGAGCGATCGTTACACTTGGCTGTCGGAGTTCAAGCCCCGCGAAGACGGGCTGCCTGTGCGTCCCCTGCCGCTAGACGAAAACCTAGAGCGCAAGCCTGCATGGTGGGCGATCGCCCAAGCCTTTGATAACGCTCCCCTTCGCTACTGGAGTTTAGACTAA
- a CDS encoding IS256 family transposase — MPRRRRPQDKVDHLLDELLADYSTPEQILGEQGLLKQLTKRLVERALQAELSHHLETEVQAPPPEETSSSKRRNSRNGYSSKTVKADCGELALSIPRDRNSTFEPILVPKGERRLSGLDDKIMAMYARGLSTRDIQAQLEELYGVEVSPTLISQVTDAVSDEVRQWQNRPLAKLYPIVYLDAIHVHVREDGRVSNHAVYVVLGVTLDGIKEVLGLWMSANEGAKFWLKVLTDLKNRGVEDIFIACVDGLKGFPDAIAAVFPKTRVQLCIVHLIRNSLRYVPWGSQAEVIADLKPIYQAATVEEAETALENFADKWDRLYPTISQIWLRHWNNIIPFFDYPPDIRKVIYTTNAIESLNRSLRKVLKTKGCFPNEESVYKLLYLALNNIAKKWTMPIRDWKAALMRFAIEFPDRFPQF, encoded by the coding sequence ATGCCTCGCCGTCGTCGCCCCCAAGATAAAGTAGACCACCTGCTGGATGAGCTGCTTGCCGATTACTCCACCCCCGAGCAAATCCTGGGAGAACAAGGACTGCTCAAACAACTGACCAAACGACTGGTGGAACGAGCACTGCAAGCAGAATTGAGCCATCACCTGGAAACCGAAGTCCAAGCTCCGCCTCCTGAAGAAACCAGTTCCAGCAAGCGTCGCAATAGTCGTAACGGGTACTCCTCTAAAACCGTCAAAGCAGACTGTGGAGAATTGGCACTCTCGATTCCCCGCGACCGTAACAGCACCTTTGAGCCGATTTTGGTGCCCAAAGGAGAGCGACGCTTGAGTGGGCTGGATGACAAAATCATGGCAATGTATGCCCGAGGCTTGAGCACTCGAGATATTCAAGCGCAACTGGAGGAACTCTATGGGGTGGAGGTTTCTCCCACGTTGATTAGCCAAGTCACCGATGCGGTCAGTGACGAGGTGCGTCAGTGGCAGAACCGCCCGCTGGCTAAGCTGTATCCGATTGTTTACCTCGATGCCATTCACGTTCATGTGCGAGAAGACGGGCGGGTGAGCAATCATGCCGTTTACGTTGTCTTAGGTGTAACGCTTGACGGGATTAAGGAAGTCCTAGGGCTATGGATGTCTGCCAATGAAGGGGCAAAGTTTTGGCTCAAAGTGCTGACCGACCTCAAGAATCGCGGCGTAGAAGACATTTTCATCGCCTGTGTAGATGGACTCAAAGGCTTCCCCGATGCGATTGCAGCGGTCTTTCCCAAAACACGAGTGCAGTTGTGTATCGTGCATCTGATTCGCAACTCTTTGCGCTATGTGCCCTGGGGCAGCCAAGCCGAAGTCATTGCCGACCTCAAGCCGATTTATCAAGCGGCCACGGTAGAGGAGGCTGAGACCGCACTAGAAAACTTCGCTGATAAGTGGGACAGGCTCTATCCCACGATTTCCCAGATCTGGTTGCGTCACTGGAACAACATCATCCCCTTCTTTGACTATCCACCAGACATTCGCAAAGTGATTTACACCACCAATGCAATCGAGTCGCTCAATCGCTCGTTGCGTAAGGTGCTCAAGACAAAGGGATGCTTCCCCAATGAGGAATCGGTCTACAAGCTGCTCTACTTGGCGCTTAACAATATTGCCAAAAAGTGGACGATGCCGATCCGCGATTGGAAAGCAGCACTCATGCGTTTTGCCATTGAGTTCCCCGATCGCTTTCCTCAGTTCTAA